The genomic DNA GCGGCCTTGACCGTAGACACGGAATCCGCGGAATTTCAAAGACGATCAGGGCTTCTGAGACTCATCCCACACTTTGATCAAACCGGACATTCAGCGCGAAGCGTGACGCGAACTCCCGCTGTCCTCTTGCTACTTTTCGTCCACTTCCGTACCGACGTCCAAGGTCTGACCGGCGGCGATCTGGGTCGGATCGGCGCCTATCACCTTTTTGTTCTCGGCGTAGAGCGCACGCCATCCACCGTCGAAGCCAAGGGAGTTCGCGATGGACGCGAGGGAGTCGCCGGCGCGGACGGTGTAGGTCTGCGGCGTCACGCTCTCCTCGGCGCTCGCCCCGCGATGCCTGCCGCCGCTCGCCTCGCTCCCGGATTCACCGAGCGCGCCGGTGTCGACGAGGCTCGACTTACCCGTCGCCTGGGCCGAGTTGTCCGAGTCGTCGGATTTCGGGGAGGCGGCGACCGAGCCGTTACCGGTCGAAGGGGTGGCGGACTTGTCGGACTTGGCGGGGTTGTCCGTCGCGGTGGGCGAGGGGCTGCTCGACGAGTCGCCGCCGGAGCCACCGGACGAATCAGATGAAGTCGAGCCTTCGAGGCCGGAGTCCGACAACCCGGAGGAAACGGATGAGTCGGACGAACCCGAGTCGGAGTCGGAGCCGGAGGAGTCCGTCGCGCCGGCGGACGGCGAGTCGCTCGCGAGACCGGTGTCGACGTTCGTCGAACCCGAGTCCGTGGTGAGGCCGGAGAGCAGCGCGCAGGTCGTCCAGGCGGAGGTGCCCTTGTCGTCGAGGATCTTCTCGGCGACGGCTATCTGCTGGGAGCGGCTGGCCAGGTCGGCGCTGGGCGCGTAGTCGAGGCCGCCGTACTTGTCCCATTCGTCCTGGGACATCTGCAGGCCGCCGTAGTAGCCGTTGCCGCTGTTCTCGCTCCAGGAGCCGCCGCTCTCGCAGTTGGCCACCTTGTCCCAGGTGGTGCCGTCGGCGGCGTTCGCGGCGGCGGCGCCGAGGAGCGGAATGGCGATGGCGGAGCCGGTCACCCCGGCCGCGACGAGGAGAGCCGGAGCCTGGCGGGGGCGACGGTGTCGACCGTTCCCGGAGAGCATGCGGGGGCCTTTCGCGTGACAGCGGGGGGACCGCGCGGCGGGTGGTGCGGGGCGCCGCGCTGGTACGTGAACGTAGCCGCAGTCGATCACTTGTCACAAGTTAATGCCACGTAGATCACGTGAAGATCACAGACTTGAAGAACTGTCACCTTTGGGTTTACGGGGCGAGATGACCTGTTTGGGCCCTGGTCAACGGAGTTGGGGCCCGGTCGGTCCCGGTCTACGGGGTTGGCGTGCCCGCCCGGGGGGTGAACTCCACCGGCAGGGTGCGCAGTCCGCGCATGATGAGGCCGCCGCGCCAGCGCAAGTCGGCCGGGTCCGCGGCGAGTTGCAGGTCGGGGAGGCGGGTGAGGAGGGTGGCGAGCGCGGTCTGGCCCTCCAGGCGGGCGAGCGGGGCGCCGAGGCAGTAGTGGATGCCATGGCCGTAGCCGAGGTGTTGATTGTCACGCCGTCCCAGATCGAGCACGTCGGGATCGGCGAACCGCTCCGGGTCGCGGTCCGCGGCGGCCAGGACGACGAGCACGGGGTCGCCGGCCGCGATGTCCTGCCCGCCGAGGGTGAGCGGGCGGGTGGCGAAGCGCCAGGTCGCGAGCTCCACCGGGCCGTCGTAGCGCAGGAGTTCCTCGACGCCGGTCTCGAGGAGGCCGTGCTCCCCCGCGGCCAGGGACTTCTCCAGGCGGGCACGCTGCTCGGGGTGGGTGAGGAGGGCGTACGTGCCGTTGCCGATCAGATTCACGGTCGTCTCGAAGCCGGCGAAGAGCAGGATGAAGGCCATCGCCGCGGCCTCGTTCTCGGTGAGGTGCTCGCCGTGGTCGGAGGCGCGGATGAGACCGGAGATGAGGTCCTCGCCGGGGAGCGGGTCCGGGCTGTCGGGG from Streptomyces sp. NBC_01478 includes the following:
- a CDS encoding transglycosylase family protein; protein product: MLSGNGRHRRPRQAPALLVAAGVTGSAIAIPLLGAAAANAADGTTWDKVANCESGGSWSENSGNGYYGGLQMSQDEWDKYGGLDYAPSADLASRSQQIAVAEKILDDKGTSAWTTCALLSGLTTDSGSTNVDTGLASDSPSAGATDSSGSDSDSGSSDSSVSSGLSDSGLEGSTSSDSSGGSGGDSSSSPSPTATDNPAKSDKSATPSTGNGSVAASPKSDDSDNSAQATGKSSLVDTGALGESGSEASGGRHRGASAEESVTPQTYTVRAGDSLASIANSLGFDGGWRALYAENKKVIGADPTQIAAGQTLDVGTEVDEK
- a CDS encoding cytochrome P450 family protein, which translates into the protein MTNQPSPPDPAQAPDLFTWEFATNPYPTYAWLREHAPVHRTRLPSGVEAWLVTRYVDAKQALADPRLSKNPAHHDGPAHAKGKTGIPGERKAELMTHLLNIDPPDHTRLRRLVSKAFTPRRVAEFAPRVQELTNDLIDRFAQTGSADLIHDFAFPLPIYAICDLLGVPREDQDDFRDWAGMMIRHGGGPRGGVARSVKKMRGYLAELIHRKREALPDSPDPLPGEDLISGLIRASDHGEHLTENEAAAMAFILLFAGFETTVNLIGNGTYALLTHPEQRARLEKSLAAGEHGLLETGVEELLRYDGPVELATWRFATRPLTLGGQDIAAGDPVLVVLAAADRDPERFADPDVLDLGRRDNQHLGYGHGIHYCLGAPLARLEGQTALATLLTRLPDLQLAADPADLRWRGGLIMRGLRTLPVEFTPRAGTPTP